From one Acidobacteriota bacterium genomic stretch:
- a CDS encoding DNA starvation/stationary phase protection protein, which produces MAKKDKKNKKKGHPAAVVTTLQRQQANALVAYLNYKKYHWLSYGPLFRDIHLLLDEQATQTYASIDELAERAIMIGGAPIGDPADYLPAATVKGSKGLLSMEKMLAEARATLDVVIEEMHADAETATDAGDIGTADLYTRLVQVHQKNRWFLDEILKKRDGLTS; this is translated from the coding sequence TTGGCCAAGAAAGACAAGAAAAACAAGAAGAAGGGCCACCCCGCCGCCGTCGTCACGACGCTTCAGCGCCAGCAGGCGAACGCCCTCGTCGCGTACCTCAACTACAAGAAGTATCACTGGCTCAGCTACGGGCCGCTGTTCCGCGACATCCACCTGCTTCTCGACGAGCAGGCGACCCAGACGTACGCCTCGATCGACGAGCTCGCCGAGCGCGCGATCATGATCGGCGGCGCGCCGATCGGCGATCCGGCCGACTACCTGCCCGCGGCGACCGTGAAGGGCTCGAAGGGCCTGCTCTCGATGGAGAAGATGCTGGCCGAGGCCCGCGCGACGCTCGACGTCGTCATCGAGGAGATGCACGCGGACGCCGAGACCGCGACCGACGCCGGAGACATCGGCACGGCCGACCTCTACACGCGCCTCGTCCAGGTGCACCAGAAGAACCGCTGGTTCCTCGACGAGATCCTCAAGAAGCGCGACGGCCTGACGAGCTGA